A section of the Devosia rhizoryzae genome encodes:
- a CDS encoding DUF1643 domain-containing protein: MSEHDPGGKVRLRLGEGVRGDVVISADGKHRQIMRRWLGETFPERYIVFIGMNPSTADATVDDPTCAREWTFARREEFEAMVKCNVGDYRATDPKALLQPGVEAVSDANLPAIRQAASGASKVVLCHGKLNKALAGAGRELVEALRADGVELWCFGTNGDGSPKHPLYLRADTPLVRF, encoded by the coding sequence ATGAGCGAGCACGATCCTGGCGGCAAGGTCCGGCTGCGGCTCGGTGAAGGCGTGCGCGGCGATGTCGTGATCAGCGCCGACGGCAAGCACCGCCAGATCATGCGGCGCTGGCTCGGAGAGACTTTTCCCGAACGCTATATCGTCTTTATCGGCATGAACCCCTCCACGGCCGACGCGACGGTGGACGACCCGACCTGCGCTCGCGAATGGACCTTCGCGCGGCGCGAAGAGTTTGAGGCCATGGTGAAATGCAATGTCGGGGACTATCGGGCAACCGACCCCAAGGCCCTGCTGCAGCCGGGGGTCGAGGCGGTCTCAGATGCCAATCTCCCGGCGATCCGCCAAGCCGCGTCGGGTGCGAGCAAAGTGGTGCTGTGCCATGGCAAGCTCAACAAAGCTTTGGCTGGGGCAGGGCGGGAGCTGGTGGAAGCGCTGAGGGCGGACGGCGTCGAGCTCTGGTGCTTTGGCACCAACGGGGATGGGTCGCCGAAACATCCGCTGTACTTGAGGGCGGATACGCCGTTGGTGCGCTTCTAG
- the folD gene encoding bifunctional methylenetetrahydrofolate dehydrogenase/methenyltetrahydrofolate cyclohydrolase FolD, producing MTAKIIDGKAFAEALRIRIANHVDRLKSQHGITPGLAVVIVGTDPASQVYVSSKAKQTAEVGMNSFKHELPADVLEAELLSLIAALNADPAVHGILVQMPVPKHIDPNKVIETIDPAKDVDCFTPANVGKVQIGLPGPVSCTPLGCLMLLRDELGSLEGKNAVIIGRSNLVGKPMMQLLLRDNCTVTVAHSRTQNLPEVVRAADIVIAAVGRPQMIKGDWIKPGAVVIDVGINRVDAPERGEGKTRLVGDVDFAAAAENAAAITPVPGGVGPMTIACLLANTITTASLINGLVPPSDLTA from the coding sequence ATGACCGCAAAAATCATCGATGGAAAAGCCTTCGCCGAAGCCCTGCGCATCCGCATCGCCAACCATGTCGATCGGCTGAAATCCCAGCACGGTATCACCCCAGGACTCGCCGTCGTCATTGTTGGCACCGACCCGGCGAGCCAGGTTTATGTCTCGTCCAAGGCCAAGCAGACGGCTGAAGTCGGCATGAACTCCTTCAAGCACGAACTGCCCGCTGATGTGCTTGAGGCCGAGCTTTTATCGCTGATCGCTGCTCTGAACGCCGATCCTGCCGTACACGGCATCCTGGTGCAGATGCCGGTGCCCAAGCACATCGATCCCAACAAGGTCATTGAAACCATCGATCCGGCCAAGGACGTTGATTGCTTCACCCCCGCCAATGTTGGCAAGGTGCAGATCGGCCTTCCGGGCCCTGTGTCCTGCACGCCGCTCGGCTGCCTCATGCTGCTGCGCGACGAGCTGGGTTCGCTCGAGGGCAAGAATGCCGTCATCATCGGCCGCTCCAACCTCGTCGGTAAGCCGATGATGCAGCTGCTTCTGCGCGACAATTGCACCGTCACGGTCGCCCATTCGCGCACGCAAAACCTGCCAGAGGTGGTGCGCGCGGCCGACATCGTTATCGCCGCCGTCGGCCGGCCGCAGATGATCAAGGGCGACTGGATCAAGCCGGGCGCCGTGGTGATCGATGTGGGTATCAATCGTGTGGATGCGCCGGAGCGCGGCGAGGGCAAGACGCGGCTTGTGGGCGATGTCGATTTCGCCGCGGCTGCGGAGAACGCCGCCGCCATCACGCCGGTGCCGGGCGGAGTTGGCCCGATGACCATCGCCTGCCTTCTCGCCAATACCATCACCACGGCCTCGCTGATCAACGGCCTCGTGCCGCCGAGTGACCTCACCGCATGA